In Nicotiana tabacum cultivar K326 chromosome 2, ASM71507v2, whole genome shotgun sequence, the following proteins share a genomic window:
- the LOC107778846 gene encoding cation/H(+) antiporter 15-like, translated as MDSNDVNETSTICFLTKHYGINRGVFFGDDPLNFVNPMVLAQISLCGIFTSLFQFFLAPLGVTNFVSQMLVGFVMGPSIMGSHHSIREAFFLPESFYVMDTLAYFGLMLFLFLVGVKMDLNMLWNTGRRAVIIGLATFLFPLILSFIISQCFLHSLALEQRIHRSLLWVASLQSMSSFHVTNCLLTDLKLLNSEIGKLALSSSMISGTCAWFWISIIFTGKQSIGEHKKGSLLLMFLFVAIMLILLGCLVRPLVQRMARRSEGKKSVSESHIFEIFIMVMASALFGEIVGQHFLFGPMLLGLAIPDGPPIGSTLITKLDSFISYVLLPLYVVISGTKLDFSLITWRHFGIIETLAVFSFLSKVVATMIPCLFTRMAKRDAFCLGIVLSCQGITDVVILQRAVYINLIDHESYTIMLLSIIIFAGVFTPVIKYMYNPSRMYTTCKRRTMEDTKVTDELRLLACLHHQEHTPSIIKLLEATYPNPHNPVCFYVVHLIDLRGRATPTIVAHHRGKKETTLEESDHIINALRLYEKQSHGNITFYPFSAISPYATMHNDVCHLAMDKRAAFVVVPFHKHWAIHTSEAEANCIRNVNRKILTMAPCSVGVFIDRSTSSTNTPLTNVYNICVLLIGGQDDREALAYANRMAIHPNVGVTLVRLIERKKLDNFNYTQDMVKDAEAINAFREANMNNKLCIYEEEEVKDSVGVVSVIRKMENCFDLIIVGRHHDCNSALLGGLREWSEFPELGFIGDMLASSDTNYEVSVLIVQQQAFPEDKLQLENPNSAAAVNMNI; from the exons ATGGACAGTAACGACGTTAATGAGACTAGTACAATTTGTTTCTTAACGAAACATTATGGAATCAACAGAGGGGTTTTCTTTGGTGATGATCCATTAAACTTCGTGAATCCCATGGTTTTGGCTCAAATTTCTCTCTGTGGCATTTTCACTTCTCTTTTCCAGTTCTTTCTTGCCCCTCTTGGGGTAACCAATTTTGTGTCGCAGATGCTG GTAGGATTTGTAATGGGTCCTTCAATCATGGGATCGCACCATTCTATCAGGGAGGCATTTTTCTTACCTGAAAGTTTCTATGTGATGGACACCTTAGCCTACTTTGGTTTAATGCTATTTTTGTTCCTCGTGGGAGTGAAAATGGATTTGAATATGCTTTGGAATACAGGAAGGAGGGCAGTGATCATAGGCCTAGCTACCTTCTTATTCCCCTTAATACTTAGCTTTATAATTTCTCAATGTTTCTTACATTCACTTGCCCTGGAACAGAGAATCCACAGATCATTGCTTTGGGTTGCCTCATTGCAATCCATGAGTTCCTTCCATGTAACCAATTGTCTCTTAACTGATCTGAAGCTACTGAATTCGGAGATAGGTAAGCTTGCTTTATCGTCGTCCATGATTAGTGGAACGTGCGCGTGGTTCTGGATCAGCATCATATTCACCGGAAAGCAGAGTATTGGAGAACACAAAAAGGGGAGTTTGTTACTAATGTTCTTATTTGTAGCCATCATGCTGATCCTTCTTGGATGCCTCGTCCGTCCGCTCGTGCAGAGGATGGCCAGACGATCCGAGGGTAAGAAATCAGTGAGTGAGAGCCACATTTTCGAGATATTCATAATGGTGATGGCTAGTGCACTTTTTGGTGAAATTGTTGGGCAACATTTTCTATTTGGACCGATGCTTTTAGGCCTGGCTATACCTGATGGACCGCCTATAGGTTCCACCTTGATCACTAAGCTTGACAGCTTCATCTCTTATGTCCTCCTTCCGCTCTATGTTGTAATCAGTGGTACAAAGCTTGATTTCTCGCTGATAACATGGAGGCATTTCGGTATCATTGAGACATTGGCTGTATTCTCTTTCCTCTCCAAGGTAGTCGCGACAATGATACCATGTCTCTTCACCagaatggccaaaagagatgcatTTTGCCTAGGCATTGTCCTCAGCTGCCAAGGAATCACCGATGTTGTCATTCTACAACGAGCCGTTTACATTAAT CTAATTGATCATGAATCATATACAATTATGTTGTTGTCCATTATCATCTTTGCTGGAGTTTTTACCCCCGTCataaaatatatgtataatccaTCAAGAATGTACACCACATGCAAGAGGAGGACAATGGAAGATACAAAAGTCACAGATGAACTCCGATTGCTCGCTTGCCTTCATCATCAAGAACATACACCTTCAATCATCAAGCTACTCGAGGCCACGTACCCGAATCCACATAACCCAGTTTGCTTCTATGTCGTCCACTTAATTGACCTCAGAGGCAGAGCTACACCAACAATAGTGGCTCATCACCGTGGAAAGAAAGAAACTACACTTGAAGAATCAGATCACATCATAAATGCTCTGAGGTTATACGAGAAGCAAAGTCACGGAAACATCACATTTTACCCCTTTTCTGCCATTTCTCCCTATGCAACAATGCACAATGATGTCTGTCACCTAGCTATGGACAAAAGAGCCGCCTTTGTAGTTGTACCCTTTCATAAACACTGGGCTATCCACACTTCAGAGGCAGAGGCAAATTGCATTAGGAATGTGAACCGTAAGATTCTAACAATGGCACCATGTTCTGTCGGTGTATTCATTGATCGCAGCACTAGCAGCACAAACACACCTCTGACAAATGTCTATAACATTTGTGTCCTTTTGATAGGCGGGCAGGACGATCGAGAGGCATTAGCCTATGCTAATCGGATGGCTATACATCCCAACGTGGGAGTGACACTTGTCCGGTTAATAGAACGTAAGAAATTGGACAACTTCAACTACACACAAGACATGGTAAAAGATGCAGAAGCCATCAATGCATTTAGAGAAGCTAACATGAACAACAAATTAtgcatttatgaagaagaagaggtAAAAGACAGTGTAGGAGTTGTTAGTGTAATTAGGAAAATGGAAAATTGTTTTGACTTGATCATAGTAGGGAGACACCATGATTGTAACTCAGCATTGTTAGGAGGACTTAGAGAATGGAGTGAGTTTCCAGAATTAGGGTTTATAGGGGACATGTTGGCTTCTTCCGACACAAATTATGAGGTATCAGTCTTAATAGTGCAACAACAAGCTTTTCCAGAGGACAAATTACAGCTTGAAAATCCCAATTCGGCTGCTGCTGTAAATATGAACATTTAA